In Streptomyces sp. NBC_00414, a single window of DNA contains:
- a CDS encoding DUF397 domain-containing protein → MSFEEIHGPREVVWVKSSYSGAEGGQCVEVAASPGTVRVRDSKDKVMIVNLQATAWAKFVGFVAQHTT, encoded by the coding sequence ATGAGCTTCGAAGAGATTCACGGCCCCAGGGAAGTCGTGTGGGTCAAGAGTAGCTACAGCGGTGCCGAGGGCGGCCAGTGTGTTGAGGTCGCGGCCTCCCCAGGCACGGTCCGCGTCCGTGACTCGAAGGACAAGGTCATGATAGTGAACCTTCAGGCAACCGCCTGGGCCAAGTTCGTCGGCTTCGTTGCCCAGCACACCACATGA